Proteins encoded in a region of the Mercenaria mercenaria strain notata chromosome 1, MADL_Memer_1, whole genome shotgun sequence genome:
- the LOC128549911 gene encoding uncharacterized protein LOC128549911 encodes MTEASLMVTLDYDSLTVDSAGPLLADTEVKFIDLETGKSLGCNETGEVCVRGPKVMKGFRNNAASTKEMIDAGGWLHTSDIGYIRDNECIMITDRLKELIQYKGQQYSPT; translated from the exons ATGACAGAGGCCTCTCTAATGGTTACTTTAGATTACGATTCATTAACAGTTGATTCTGCTGGGCCACTGCTTGCGGACACAGAAGTAAAG TTTATAGATCTAGAGACCGGAAAGAGTCTAGGATGTAACGAGACCGGAGAAGTGTGTGTTAGAGGTCCTAAAGTAATGAAAGGCTTCCGTAACAATGCAGCGTCCACAAAAGAAATGATAGACGCTGGCGGCTGGTTACACACAA GTGATATTGGATATATTAGGGACAATGAATGTATTATGATAACTGATCGTTTGAAAGAGTTAATCCAGTATAAAGGACAACAG